The window AAAAAGGTGTTTAAACGTGGTGCCATTGGGGCGTGGAATCGCTTGGTTTGATGCGGGTACCACAGATGCTTTGCTTGATGTCACGCATTATATGGCGGCCGTGGAGAAGCGCCAGCAGCGGAAAGTTGCATGTCCGGAAGAGATTGCCTGGCGGCAAGGCTGGA of the Gammaproteobacteria bacterium genome contains:
- a CDS encoding glucose-1-phosphate thymidylyltransferase, translating into KRCLNVVPLGRGIAWFDAGTTDALLDVTHYMAAVEKRQQRKVACPEEIAWRQGWINRTQLKALAKRARGAYQDYLQRLVEEP